GGAAAGAAATAATTAAGGAAATAACAATCTTAATGAGATCATCTTTCTTTCTAGATAAACTTCCTGTTGGTTCCATTAATCTAGAAATAATTTACTCAGTATTGAAATTGATCTTAAATAATAAAGATTGATAATTGCATTAATTAGTTTGCCTTGGCTTAATCAATCATATGCAAAATAAACTTAGAATTTCATAGTCAAAGCACCATTGGTCataaataattttgaataatcttaaaattaactccTTAATTATACCCCCATTGGGTAGAAAATAACTAAGgaacaaaaaaattataattaacatGAAATTATAATAACATGGGTTAAATATAACTTCACATCTTAAAGCTTTCTAGTCAAATTTCTCATTGGTTCCATTCGACTATAAATCATTAAGTAACTAAGGAAATAACCATCATATAGATCTTGACATGAAATCAAAATATTGGTGAAAgaggggaatttaactatttgccacttttagatttggcaattATCCAAATGCCCTTTATAGATTTGcacttatttttttcccctcttaagAGGTGGTTtcttaactatttaccacttttgCCCACGTGACATGCCCACGTGGCAAACTTGGGGTGAAAAATGGTGTGGGACCCACTCGTCAGTCTTTCCCTTcccttcatctctctccccgatggcatcggcggcgccgcctcacAGCCGAGCCGACGTTGTGAACGGAGGTAGCGGGCTGGGCGTGGGCATTCATCGGGCTCGTGTCACCGTCcttggccttcgccgccgctgcggtgGTTGTGGAGGGTTGGCCGCGCCACCATTTGGAGTTGGCAACGGCGGAGGTGATGCTGGGGAAGTCCGGTTCGGACGAGTGCATGTATGCGGAGAACGGGTGGTGTGAGCGCCGGGAGAGCCCCAACACAATTACGGTGAGCGCGACGACGTCGAACACGGCGCAGAGCCTAGGCGTGGGCTGGCGAGGGTGCGGGGCGTGCAAGGTGTGGCCGGCGGCCGTGCACTGCCATGGCTACAGCGGGGTGTACCACACGCGGGTGGCACACGAGTGGGTGTGGATGTGCAAGGTGTGCGAGTTGGCGCCCGCCGCCATCACCTGCAAGGACGACGCTGCGGTGCTATGTGCCGCCTGCGATGCCAACATCCACGACGCCAACCCGCTAGCCCGGCGCCACGCACGTCCCCGTCGCGCCCATCGGTTCAGCTGCTGTGGCAGCCGAGGCCGTGATGTTCGGTAGCAGCGATAGCAACACGGCGCGCTCAACCTCAACCTCAACCTCGGCGTCAGTGTCAGCGTCGGCGCACCAAGCAGTCCTAGAGCTCCTACACCACCACCAAACACGGCTCAGAGCTCGCGGATGGCGTGGAGACGGTGGAGGCGACAGCGATGGGCGCAGGAGCGCCGAGGGATAGCGTATGATCCTCTCAATCCCAGGGCTTGCCAGGATAGTAGCGGCCTCGACGCGTGCTGGGTTTCTCGGGCATGTCAGGATGGACTCAGGATAATAGCGACGGCCATGGGCGTGTCGGGATGGGCtcaagacggcggcggccaccatggGCACGGGACGCGAACACGAGGAGATAGATGAAGTGGAGGAAGAGATTGATGAGTGAGTCCCACACCATTTTTCACTTGAGTTTGCCAtgttggcatgccacgtgggcaaaagtggcaaatagttaacgGACCACCTCTTAAGAGGGAAAAAATTATAATTGCCAAacctaaaagttgtaaatagttaaattctcCGAGAAAAGATGCTTAGTAATATCATgcatagtaaaaaaaagaatattgctTGTTTCctctccaatttttttaaagttatctTTTGTTAGGATTATCTTTTCCACCTCTTAGACTTTTTTAAATCATAATTTTGCAAATAATAGCATATGCATGCCCATGGATCTAACAGAATGTGTGAAGCAGATTAAAAGCAAGATGAACACATCCTAAACCGCTACATGTGCCGCATAGGTTGTGTATAATAATCGTTCggaacaaaaggaaaaataaaaacattatctaaaaaaacactaGAATCACCGATCATGTTGGTGCGATCGTGACCGTTCGACGCAGGCACGCAGCCTATCTACCACTACGAGTCGGAGTCGGACTCACCAATCCCCCAAATAAATCCACCGACCACCGCCAAGCGCCAATTCTCCAAATCCGCCGCCGACCAACGCGCCTGCTCCTCCCAAATCCAAATCCTCTTCTCCCATCCGcttccctcttctcctcccccgccCATGGCGTCCTCGGCGGTGGCGAGCCGCAAGCGCGTTGCGGCCGACGATCCGGAGCCCCGCGCCTGCTGCGGATCCTCCCCTGCGAACGGGCCGAAGCGCCGGCGGTACAACTTCGGGAGCGCCGACGACTACGAGCGCCTCGACGTGGTCGGCCAGGGCGCGTTCGGCGTGGTGCTCAGGGCGCGGGATCGCCGCACCGGCAAGGTCGTCGCGCTCAAGCGCCTCATCGGGACGGACGAGGGCGGCCGCTTCTCCCGCGACTTCGACGCGCTCAGGGTCGAGGCCGCCTGCCAGCACGCCTGCCGCGGCCACCCCAACATCGTCCAGATCAaggacgtcgtcgccgacgccaagACTGGGGACCTCTTCCTCGTCCTCGAGTTCGTCGGAGGCAGCCTCCGGGATGAGTTCCCGAGAGCCCGCCCGGAGGACATCGTCCGCGCCATGATGCGGccgctcgtcgacgccgccaagaaGATGCACGCCTCGCGCGTCATCCATCGCGACATCAAGCCGGAGAACATCCTTGTCAGCTTCTCCGGGGAGCTCAAGATCTGTGATTTCGGGGCCGCCACGCTGATGAAGCCCACCGGGAAGCCGTACGACCTGTGCCGCCCCGGCACGCTGCCGTACACCTCGCCAGAGCAGCTCGCCGGCAACCGATGCTACGGCCCCGCGGTGGACATGTGGGCGTTGGGGTGCATCATGGGCGAGCTCCTCACCGGCGCGCCACTGTTCGGAGGCGACATGACGGAGAAGGAGCTGCTCGCCGACCTGTCCGCCAACCTAGGTGACCAGCTCAACGAGCTCTTCTATGATGTCCTGCCGgagctctcgccggcggcgctcgAGGTCCTGTCCGGGCTGCTGGCTTTCGACCCAGAGAAGAGGATgaccgcggcggaggcgctggagCACAGGTGGTTCGCCGAGGAGTCCAAGAAAGCAGAGTTCCCTGGCTTCGTGCCTCTGTTTGGAGAAGAAGACAGAGAGTGTCAGTTTCAGTTTGACAGTCCCCCTGTAACTTAGAACAGTTAGATGTGTTAGGACTGATGATTGCATTTGCAAATTGGCATTGCAATCAGTGTAATCTTATTCTTCTGATTATTCATTGTAAGCATAATTATGTAAATCCTATTCAATTTGTACAAAGCAATTCAAGGCCCTCTTTGTTCaataaaattatcatatttttttcagctTGGTGAGTCTTGCTTCATTACTGATTGTTTGTTAATCTTCAGGAAAAGGGAATAGTTTTGTAGTATTTGGAATTATGGATTGCGTCTTCAGTACATAAGCTACCAGGAATATCAAACACAGAGCCGTGTATGCCAATGAAGTATTTTGGTTGTTTCAGGCAAAAGGCTCATTTGTCAGAATCTGAGTTTTTCTGCGAAAAGGTGAATTTTATAGCTCATTTATCATATCTAGAGCTTTTGTTtaacaaaaaagagagaagatttTAGAATCTTTTTTGTTTGGGCACTTTCACTGCTTGCTTGAGTAGAGTAGTGTTCCCCAATTTTACAATTTTCAGTTTGTTTTGAGTCCTGCTTCATGGATGCTTTTGTTTGTTTAATCTTCAGGAAAAGTGACATCCAAAAGAAGGGAAACCGTTGTGTAAAAGGACACATTGTGAATTGTGATCACTGCTGTTGGAGTATTTTGGTTGTTTCAGACAATAGACTTCATCTGTCAGAATCAGAGTTTtgatagaaaaagaagaagaaagcagaATACTCTGCATTCACTAATATAGGCATTTGACTAGCGTAATCTTGTTGCTTTGGTGTACTACCTTGTACTCTGcatattcatattataagactgaACAACATCGGCTTCTTCAGACGACATAGAGCGATGTATTCTGAAAAGGAACAGGAACTTCCATCTTGATTCTTGAATGCAATGACTGTAGTTCATCCAATTAGTGTCATGATCTGGCAGCTTGGAATGCAtggtcacaggctcacagcccACAGGATCCTGCACACCACCTATTATGTCTGTCAGTCTGTAACTTAGCAATATTGGTACTCTTGTCTTAGGGGTGATGATTGCAATAGGCCATTAGCACATTGGCACTGCAATCAGTCTAATCTTATTCTTCAGATTATCCATTTCAAGCATATTTATGTAATCAAATTCATGTTCAGCAAATTTTGTACTTCAGAAAGCAGTTCAAGTCCATCTTTGTTTCAGAAATTATCAGGTTATTGAGTCCTGCATCATGATTGCTTGTTCGTTAATCTTCAGAAAAGGAGACTTGGCTAGTAGTTTGTGAATTCTAAGCATATACCAGGAAAATGTAAAACAGAGCGATGatgcgaaaaaagaaaaaaacagaatctATATGCCAATGAAATATTTAGGTTGTTTCATATAATAGACTCATTTTCCAGAAATCTAAGTTTTCGtctaaaaaaatagagtaaaaggCTTCTAGACTTTCATTGATCATATGTGCAGCTTTTGGTtaacaaaagagagagagagagagaatgttttttttttttggactccCCTTCAGTAAGTGACAAAGTTGGTTTTCCTCAATTGTCAGCTCTTGCTTTGAGTACAGTAGTACTCCTAAATACTAATATCTACTCCccctatcctaaaatatacgCACTTTTGGACTTCGACATTatcttcgagatgctactttgaccaacgatttctataaaagtaatatgttttaaataaaaagatttacatattgtgatagtttgttcaatgataaatctagtaaacATCAATTTTGCataattgatcttttttatatttttgctattaatagtcaaagttaccaatgtttgacttgacactacgctaaaaatgaatatattttggaacggagggagtagtttatcTTGCCCAGAACGGTATAAAAATGCAGGATCCTGTTTTTTTAGGTGTTAgcgtatatggtagttagagtcatattaggataggattgatttATGTGGACTCCTTCCATATTTGTAAtccatccttatctcctccctaTATATACTAGCCCCGAAGCTCAATATAACACGTGCAATATTCACATTATTTCTCTCCTCTACTATTCAACATCAGGTAGCTTGGAATGAATGCCATAGGATCCTATACATCACCAGTACACCATCCATCAGCCCCAGATAGTATCCAACCAAGAAAACAAGATGTTCTACTAAGGCAAGATGGGCAGTAGGGACTAGGGAGTGATCTATTATGACTCTTGTCGCCTGTCGTGATCTATTTGTCCAAGCTGAAACTTATCACTTCAAACTCATATATTTGTTTCTCTGAACTGATTTATGGGTGTAATTCAACCGGTTTGAAAAATTTCGGGTGTAAAATATCTGGTTTTAGAATTTAGAGGGTAATTTAGATGACCTCAATAGTTCAAGGGGTACTtcagatttttttcctttaagaAAATAGCTATTAATTGTTTTATGAAAGATAAGTTTAATTTGGCACCGgcataaaaatgaaaaatggcaTGATGCAGGTTTTCGGCAGTtgcgattttttttcccaaattttATTTAAGAAACTTTCAGGATGTTTATAGTGGCTTGTTCTCTTTGTTGGTTTCTGCTAGGTGAAGATGGCGTTGCGCGTTGTTTGAGTACGACAAAGCTAGGCAACAATGATACGTTGCAATCTCCTTCTAGGTGTGGTGGTCCCGGCCATATGTACTTAGTGGCATCTTGGTGGCTTTTGGCCGATGTCTACATGAAGAGTTGGAGCTACTTGATTACTTTGAGATGGGGTTGGAATAGAATATGCTTTCTCTATGAAATCGGAGTTATTGTGTCGCTAGAGGCGACAAGCTCGGCAACAATGACAATTTTCACGAAGTCCAAGCCGTTGTGTTGCATATGCGGCAAAGCTCGGCAACGATGCTCTGTGTTTGGGCTCCGTCGTTGTTAGTTGTTTGGTGGGGTGATGTGGACGGTGTTGTGTGGGTGCTCTTGTTTAGTTGGCCACATACTTGGTGAGATTCCTCTCGTCGagttatttttctcttttattttttttaaaccgtAGCCAGGCCAAGCTGGTGCTATATTAAGCAGGGAAGAACTTAATTACAAATTCACCAAGCGGTGAAAGAGGGTGAAAGATAGAAGGGGAggtgggaagaagaagaaagaagaaaagagaagaataaATGAAGCGACGCCAAGAAATCCTAAGCGGATATTCTCgcgatgtttttttcttaacaCATGCTTCACAGTTTGATCTCATCATGAATCTTGGTCAATGGTTGCGGCATGATTGTTTCTTGATTCTGAAATACTCTCTTGTTTCGCTCACACCATATAAGCATAGCAGCATGTGGATTGATTTTACTGCCttggctttgttttttttttccatttcgaGATGTTCTCTTGACCTAACAGTCTAGCAATGACTCATTTTCATCGTGTGATAGGTTTATTTCGTTGCAATTTAGCCTACTCAAAACCCTCACCTAGATTTGACGCACCAAGGTGCAATCTGTTAACAGATGTTGAGCGAGTTGACAAAAATAGTTATTTGACtcatttctcttttctttaaCCCAACTGGTCTTTAggtttactccctccatcccattttaagagcagccatgattttccgtacacaactttgactgtccgtcttattttagTACTTGTTAAAATATAATTGACAATCCTTCtgcatgtttagtttttaaaaatatcaacTAGTTTCACAAATTTAGTAgttaatggaaaaaaaagaacataactAGTATTAAATTGCAATacaaatttgaagaaattgagtggcaatatatatactactcctacaAGAAATATTTGGTTGCTTTGACTTGTTGATTATACTGAGCGTGGTTGCGAGCAGAAAAGATTTCCCATTTCGAAATTTTGGCCCGCGTAAAGTTAACGCCTACTTCATCCATCTCTCGACCAAGTTGGAGTCGGAGTGCACTCGTCCACCGTCCGATGCGGCCCATTTCCAAGTCTGAGACCGCCTTCCAGCCGTCCGATCGACCTATGCCCTATAAATCAAGCCATCCAGCgaggcctcctctcctctccgccgccatccaCGCTCCCTTTCCAAATCTTCCCACCCAAATCCTCTTCTCCCATCTGCTCTCCTCTGCTTCGCTTCTCCCCATCATGCCGGCTCCTGGCGCCCGCGGTGGCGAGCCGCAAGCGCGCGGCGCCCGAGGATCCAGAGCCCCGCTCCTGCTGCGGATCCTCCCCGGCGAGCGggccgaagcggcggcgctaCAACTTCGGGAGCGCCGACGACTACGAGCGCCTCGACGTGGTCGGCCAGGGCGCCTTCGGCGTGGTGCTCAGGGCGCCGGATCGCCGCACCGGCAAGGTCGTCGCGCTCAAGCGCCTCATCGGGACGGACGAGGGCGGCCGCTTCTCCCGCGACTTCGACGCGCTCAGGGTGGAGGCCGCCTGCCAGCTCGCCTGCCGCGGCCACCCCAACATCGTCCAGATCAaggacgtcgtcgccgacgccaagACAGGTGACCTCTTCCTCGTCCTCGAGTTCGTCGGAGGCAGCCTCCGGGATGAGTTCCCCAGGGCCCGCCCGGAGGACATCGTCCGCGCCATGATGCGGccgctcgtcgacgccgccaagaaGATGCACGCCTCGCGCGTCATCCATCGCGACATCAAGCCGGAGAACATCCTTGTCAGCTTCTCCGGGGAGCTCAAGATCTGTGACTTCGGCGCCGCCACGCTGATGAAGCCCGCCGGGAAGCCGTACGACCTGTGCCGCCCCGGCACGCTGCCGTACACCTCGCCAGAGCAGCTCGCCGGCAACCGATGCTACGGCCCCGCGGTGGACATGTGGGCGTTGGGGTGCATCATGGGCGAGCTCCTCACCGGCGCGCCACTGTTTGGAGGCGACATGACGGAGAAGGAGCTGCTCGCCGACCTGTCCGCCAACCTGGGTGACCAACGAGCTCTTCTATGATGGCCTGCCGgagctctcgccggcggcgcgcgaggtCCTGTCCGGGCTGCTGGCTTTCGACCCAGAGAAGAGGATGACGGCGGCAGAGGCGCTGGAGCACCGGTGGTTCGCCGAGGAGCCCAAGAAAGCAGAGGTTCCCTGGCTTCGTGCCTCTGTTTGGTTAGTCTGTCAGTGTAGAGTGTTAGTTTCAGATTGTCTGTCTGCATGTAACTTAGAACTGTTAGTCTGCAGTCTTGTCTTTAAATTAGAACTGATGATTGGTAGTCTTGTTTAGGACTGATGATTGCATTAGCAAATTGGCATTGCAATCAGTGTAATCTTATTATTCTGATTATTCATCTGTAAGCATAATTATGTAAATCCTATTCAATTTGTAGAAAGCAATTCTTATGTAAATCCTATTCAATTTGTACAAAGCAATTCAAGGCCCTATTTGTTCAATAAAATTATCAGACTTTTTTCAGCTTGGTGAGTCCTGCTTCATGAGTGCTTGTTTGTTAATCTTCAGGAAATGGGAATAGTTTTGTAGAATGTGTTGTATCTTCAGTACATACCAGGAATAACAAAAACAGAGTCATCTGTTCACCTTAGTGCCAGTCTGTAACTTATCAAAGTCTTGTCTTGGGACTGCTTATTTCATTATGACAATAGCGCATTGGCAACACAATCAGTGTAATCTTGTTCTTCTTATTATTCATTGTAACTTTGTAAGCATAATTGTGTAATCATATTcatgttcagaaaaaaaaattgcagataGCAATCATCAGCTAATTGAGCCCTGCAACATGATTGCTTTTCTCTGAGTGAtctcaaaaaggaaaaacagaagAGATAATCTGAGTTTAGGTTGTTTTAGACAACAGACTCATTTGTCAGAATCCAAATTTTTGTCtgaaaaaatagagtaaaaggCTTTATACACTTCCATTTATCATATCTGGAGCTTTTGTTTAACGAACAAGAGAGAAGtgttagttcttttttttggacTCAGTAAGTTACATTTTAGTTTTCATCAAACTCTCAGTTCTTCCTGGAGTACAGTAGTATCCCTAAATACATTTTTGTCCTGTTTTGCAATATTCAGAATCATATCAGGACTTCTTTTGTAAAGATCAGATGATCTAGTTAACTGGAAAGTGTTATGCCTTTAAGATCATAGTTCCTCTGTTTTGGTTAGCttttggagaagaagaagacagaCTTCATCAGTCAGTGTGTAGCTTGGCTTGAGAGATGGCAGACAAATCTGTAGTCCTTAACTTAGAACTGATGATGTGTTAGGTAGGACTGATGGTTGCATAAGCACATTGGCATTGCAATCACTGTACGTAACCTTATTCTTGTGATTATTCATTGTAAGATTATTTATGTAATCCTATTCAATTTGTAGATAAAAATTCAATGTCCCTCTTTATTGAATAAAATTATCACTTTTTTCAGCTTGAATCCTGCTTCATGAATGATTGTTTGTTAATCTTCAGGAAAAGGGAATATAGTTTTGTAATATGTGGATTGTGTCTTcagtacatatacatataccatgaaaaacaaaaggagagTTTATCTATGCCATTGGAGTATTTAGGTTGTTTCAGACAATAGACTTATTTGCCAGATTCTGAGTTTTTGTCTGAAAGAGTAGAGTGAAAGGCTTTATACACTTTGATTTATCATATCTGGAGTTTTTGTTAGCAAAAAAGACAGAATAAAAAGTGttagttttttgtttggacTCACTGTCTGCTCTTGCTGAGTAGTTTTCTAAACACTTCATGTCATGTTTTTCAAAATTCAGAATCATATCAGCACTTCTTTTGTAAAGATCAGATGAACTAGTGAACTGGTAAGTGTTATGTCCCTCAGTAAAGATCATATTTATTACTGAACTGAAGCATAAAACCAGTGGCTATAAGACTGAACTCCATCAGCTTCTTCAGACGACATGGAGTGATGCATTCTGAGAAGGAACAGGAACGTCCATCTTGATTCCTGAATGTAATAACTGTAATTCATCCAATTAGTATCTTGGTTCTTCTTATTATTCATTGTAAGCATATTTATGTAATATTATTCATGTTCAGGAAATTTTGCAGCAAGCAATTCAACTCCATCTTTGTTTCAGAAATTATCAGCTAATTGAGTCCTGCATCATGATTACTTGTTTGTTAATGTTCAGAAAAGGAGACATGGCTAGTAGTTTGTGAATTCTGAGAATATAGCAGGAAAAGTTAAAACAGAGAgatgatgtgaaaaaaaaaagtaaaaggaaatggaaaaaaaagaacggaaTCCATTCCAATGGAATATTTAGGTTGTTTCAGATAATAGactcatttttcagaatctaaGTTGTCGtctaaaaaaatagagtaaaaggCTTCTAGACTTTCATTTATCATATGTGCAGCTTTTGGTtaacaagagagagagaaagagagagagagaatgtcagtttttttttgtttggactGCCCTTCAGTAAGTGACAGTTGGTTTTCCTCAAGTGCTCTTGCTTTGGGTACAGACTTTCTAGCTTTTCTTCCCCAgaacaatataaaaatacagGATCCTATTTTTTCAGGTAGCTTGGAATGCATGCCGGATCCTGTATACATCACCAGAGTACACCATCCATCAGCCCCAAGTAATGTCCAACCAAGAAAACAAGATATTCTACAAAGGCAAGATGGGCAGTAGGGACTAGGGAGTGGTCTTTTATGACTTTGCCTCCTGTCATGATCTATTTGTCCAAGCTGAAACTAATTACAAAGAAACCACCCTTGCTTCAAACTCATATATTTGTTTCTCCACTGTTGCTGCACTTTTACGTATCAGGATGCTGCAAAATCAGGATGCTGCAAACAGAAAAGCAGCTGTATCAGGATGATGTTATAAGAACGCAATAGGATGAGAGTCATCCACCGCGGCATTAGCAGATTTACTAGTATATGATATGTCTGTAACTTTGTAATATTGGTACTCTTGTCTTGAGATTGATAATTGCATTAGCACAACGGCATTGCAATCAGTGTAATTCTGTTCTTCTGACTGTTCGTaagaagcatatatatgtaaTCTTATTCATGTTCAGACAAATTTGTATAAATCAATTCGAGGCCAACATCATTAGCTTCTTCAGATATTTAAGATTGATCCGAGAGACAAATCGATCTGCATATCTCTGATCATACTACTAGCTAATATATACAATACAGGTAGGACCAAATGGAGCAAGATATGTACACGCAGACAGCAAAATACTTCTGATGGACCTGCACGAACCAACCATAATGCATTTTAAAGGTGCAATGCAACATAAGAGAGAAGTTTTATTAATTGCTTTATGAAGATAAGTTTAATTTGGCACTGGCATAAAGAGGAAAAATTTCGGAAAGAACCAACATAATGCaagttttggcaaaaaaaaaatgacagttAGGATCTTTAGTTTCCAAATTTTATTTagaagtaaatttcataaaactacaaatattttgaccaaattatcgCAAAACTAAATATTTAAGGCGTTATATtacaaactacaaatttaaagccaagtatcacaaaactatagatttaatactagagttatcacaaaactacagattttactGTTTAAATCCCAACCACTAATGCTATGCTAGAGTTATGAATGTTGTACTTTTATATTCAACATGGTgcaaacatgtagttttgtgataattttataaCTAAATATGTGGTTTGGTGATCCTCCATCTTAAATCTGTAGCTCTTTGATAAATTTGGTCATAAATCCGTAGTTTTGGGATATACCTTCtttaatatatagttttgtgatagtttcgttaaaagtatatgtagttttgtaaaattactcttatatttatgaaattttcaggatgttacagtGGCTTTCTCTCTTCGTTGGTTTGTGCTTGGTGAAGTCAGAGCTGCGTGTTGTTGGGGTGCGACGGAGAAAGGCAACAATAATATATTGCGGTCTCCTTGTAGGTGTGTTGGTGCCAACCATATGTACGTAGTGGCATCTCGGTGGCTTCGACTGATATCCAGATGAAGAGTCGGAGCTACTTGATCACTTTGTGATGAGCTTGGCACCGAACACTTTTTTGTTGTGAAGTCGAAGTTGTTGTGTTGGTAGAGGCAACAAGCTCAACAACGATGACGCATTTTTCACAAAGTCCAAATTGCGGTATTGCTTATGCGGCAAGATTGTTAACAAGCTCCGTGTTTGGGCTCTGTCATTTGTTGGTTGTTTTGTTGGTGGTGTTGACCGTGTTGTGTGTGTTACACTTGTTCTCTCGGCCGTATATTTGGCAAGACTTTTCTCATCCGAGAAGGGCATGGGGGCCTAGGATCCGGGCCAAGGCGGGTCTCGGGCTCCTCCCGTATTGCTGATTCTTAGATATAAATCTTATAGGTCTCAACGCTCCTCTCAAAGAGGGACAGTACATTTGATCTAAAAGGGCTGGATAAAGATCTTATATGTCTTGACACTCTTCTCTACACATGGAGTATGAGACCTAATAGGGCATGGGGCCTGAGATCCCGGCCAAGGCGGGTCTCGGGCTCCTCCCGTATTGCTGATTCTTAGATATAAATCTTATAGGTCTCAACGCTCCTCTCAAAGAGGGACAGTACATTTGATCTAAAAGGGCTGGATAAAGATCTTATATGTCTTGACACTCTTCTCTACACATGGAGTATGAGACCTAATAGGGCATGGGGCCTGGGATCCCGGCCAAGGCGGGTCTCGGGCTCCTCCCATCTTGCTGATTCTTAGATATAAATCTTATAGGTCTCAACGTTTCTCTCAAAGAGGAACAGTACATTTGATCTAAAAGGGCAAAGGAGGGCCCTAGGACTAGG
The sequence above is drawn from the Oryza glaberrima chromosome 10, OglaRS2, whole genome shotgun sequence genome and encodes:
- the LOC127785598 gene encoding putative cyclin-dependent kinase F-2; translated protein: MASSAVASRKRVAADDPEPRACCGSSPANGPKRRRYNFGSADDYERLDVVGQGAFGVVLRARDRRTGKVVALKRLIGTDEGGRFSRDFDALRVEAACQHACRGHPNIVQIKDVVADAKTGDLFLVLEFVGGSLRDEFPRARPEDIVRAMMRPLVDAAKKMHASRVIHRDIKPENILVSFSGELKICDFGAATLMKPTGKPYDLCRPGTLPYTSPEQLAGNRCYGPAVDMWALGCIMGELLTGAPLFGGDMTEKELLADLSANLGDQLNELFYDVLPELSPAALEVLSGLLAFDPEKRMTAAEALEHRWFAEESKKAEFPGFVPLFGEEDRECQFQFDSPPVT